The following are from one region of the Coffea eugenioides isolate CCC68of chromosome 2, Ceug_1.0, whole genome shotgun sequence genome:
- the LOC113763398 gene encoding uncharacterized protein LOC113763398 isoform X1: MLWSENRKAFAVKFLFIPDGLPWGWGELVDCMIKCNWEKMVIPPVIRPERVTNFLKPYVLKMHFTNKFVSAQVIHTPTATVASSASSQEQALRLSMEKAKESTRDVAAAGKIGKILGERLLLKGIPAVSIFLKREQKYHGKVKAVIDSVREAGVKLV; encoded by the exons ATG ctttggtcCGAAAATAGAAAAGCTTTTGCAGTAAAATTTCTGTTCATTCCAG ATGGGTTGCCCTGGGGCTGGGGGGAATTGGTGGATTGTATGATCAAGTGCAACTGGGAG AAAATGGTTATCCCTCCTGTAATTCGGCCAGAAAGAGTTACCAATTTTCTCAAGCCTTATGTCCTGAAGATGCACTTCACGAATAAGTTTGTGTCTGCTCAGGTAATCCACACACCAACAGCAACTGTAGCATCCTCTGCCAGCTCACAAGAGCAGGCACTGCGGTTAAGCATGGAAAAAGCCAAAGAAAGTACAAGGGATGTTGCAGCTGCTGGCAAAATAGGCAAGATATTGGGCGAGCGTCTGCTTCTCAAGGGTATTCCGGCTGTTTCAATTTTCTTGAAGAGAGAACAGAAGTATCATGGCAAAGTTAAAGCAGTAATTGATTCCGTGAGGGAAGCAGGTgtcaaattagtttaa
- the LOC113763398 gene encoding uncharacterized protein LOC113763398 isoform X3 translates to MIKCNWEKMVIPPVIRPERVTNFLKPYVLKMHFTNKFVSAQVIHTPTATVASSASSQEQALRLSMEKAKESTRDVAAAGKIGKILGERLLLKGIPAVSIFLKREQKYHGKVKAVIDSVREAGVKLV, encoded by the exons ATGATCAAGTGCAACTGGGAG AAAATGGTTATCCCTCCTGTAATTCGGCCAGAAAGAGTTACCAATTTTCTCAAGCCTTATGTCCTGAAGATGCACTTCACGAATAAGTTTGTGTCTGCTCAGGTAATCCACACACCAACAGCAACTGTAGCATCCTCTGCCAGCTCACAAGAGCAGGCACTGCGGTTAAGCATGGAAAAAGCCAAAGAAAGTACAAGGGATGTTGCAGCTGCTGGCAAAATAGGCAAGATATTGGGCGAGCGTCTGCTTCTCAAGGGTATTCCGGCTGTTTCAATTTTCTTGAAGAGAGAACAGAAGTATCATGGCAAAGTTAAAGCAGTAATTGATTCCGTGAGGGAAGCAGGTgtcaaattagtttaa
- the LOC113763398 gene encoding uncharacterized protein LOC113763398 isoform X2: protein MVIPPVIRPERVTNFLKPYVLKMHFTNKFVSAQVIHTPTATVASSASSQEQALRLSMEKAKESTRDVAAAGKIGKILGERLLLKGIPAVSIFLKREQKYHGKVKAVIDSVREAGVKLV from the coding sequence ATGGTTATCCCTCCTGTAATTCGGCCAGAAAGAGTTACCAATTTTCTCAAGCCTTATGTCCTGAAGATGCACTTCACGAATAAGTTTGTGTCTGCTCAGGTAATCCACACACCAACAGCAACTGTAGCATCCTCTGCCAGCTCACAAGAGCAGGCACTGCGGTTAAGCATGGAAAAAGCCAAAGAAAGTACAAGGGATGTTGCAGCTGCTGGCAAAATAGGCAAGATATTGGGCGAGCGTCTGCTTCTCAAGGGTATTCCGGCTGTTTCAATTTTCTTGAAGAGAGAACAGAAGTATCATGGCAAAGTTAAAGCAGTAATTGATTCCGTGAGGGAAGCAGGTgtcaaattagtttaa